The Prunus persica cultivar Lovell chromosome G7, Prunus_persica_NCBIv2, whole genome shotgun sequence genome has a segment encoding these proteins:
- the LOC18770465 gene encoding probable disease resistance protein At4g27220 isoform X2 translates to MDIVISIASKIAESLVRPIGKEFGYLICYDSKMKDLKYQLQKLFEMKNGVQELVNTAKRNGEVINSDVQSWLTSVNELIQKVSHFEEEVNMKRQCLYRWNISRKATKITQDVRHLQKEGTFNNVAHPAPPPMISLAFKEGFKDFKSRMTCVNRVIEVLKNEEVRGIGICGMGGVGKTTMVKEIIKRLEGLKVFDNIVMAVVSQCPSIQKIQSEIAEELGFKYDENTESGRARRLYRRLMEINSILIVLDDVWTELDFEAIGLPSGLSHKGCKILLTSRNLEVCNAMGSQEIFTLPVLTAEESWELFSEMVGKPLDYPDLAKQVTNECGGLPIAIITVAKALENKRKHEWVDALKQLQSSAPGSISSMNDRVYSNIQWSYDRLESDEAKSCLLLCCLFPEDYDIPIEYLVRYGWGRGYFSNTDLVEEARNRVHSLVDKLQRRFLLLDSKLKDHTKMHDIVRDVAIQIASRDPHRFLIRCDAEKKGWPKIYDHYTTISLIPINIDEIPVGLECPKLELLHLEGKCYSENSMDIMCKGMKELKVLGMGGISALPSSQGLLKSLRTLSLNGCRYLTDISDVIGRLENLEILSFRECINILELPREIGLLKHLKLLDITDCIRLQKIPHGLLSSLSSLEELYMENSFRKWERSAAESEDKRMASLVEVMSLSNHLKVLVMYIPNFNFFPKDFYLTIQTTIRFHISNRLCPTGFRIESNGCYAFENKLDIVDSDATEFMEIQLLFKKCEDLILGRIKNLKCVLNELDQEGLQHLKVLTIWDCREIEYLVNGASWTQQTAFPLIQSIQLMWIPKLKAICHDQLPQSSFINLRSLELYDCPVLKYVFSLSVASNLVQLQSLNVDRCRQMKEIVSKEWREHETASDIIAFPKLTNLTLQGLHNFIGFYEVNNLYSNYEVTTPKDENVVFPSKCILWLQNLEEVKLKFDDGIVDVLFDLKGHMVTDGPALSHLRKLEILLAFACQHLWKNIPRGFQGFQNLRHFKINYGTDLQYVFPHSIARLLVNLEELNIAECWKMETIVRFADENEKEDQTGMTLFPKLNSFDLDGLPKLKTLASVIPQIKKLEKDSTAHHEDEDEDISSGSCGCTPYSCGPMTKPTSRTNIVQILPRPVNQEVAPTNLDQDSNDYDNLERLSILSCKSLEVVFQLKGSKAVESHNVQAFNKLCYLSLYKLPSLMHVWETGGSQHITGFGNLTFLSVSHCGSLRYLFLSTVAKLLVSLKDLKVGNCKKIKQVIAKADTECADQEITFPQLNSMTLEDLPNLICFSTEAYTLKLPSLMKLKVIRCPYLRTFASKVVNTHSRIQVHTELGQSEWMGELNSTIGNIHKKRETQRSTEHIHEEV, encoded by the exons ATGGATATTGTTATTTCAATTGCGTCCAAAATTGCAGAGTCCTTGGTGCGACCAATAGGCAAAGAATTTGGCTATTTGATTTGCTATGATTCCAAGATGAAAGATCTAAAGTATCAACTTCAAAAGCTTTTTGAGATGAAAAATGGGGTGCAAGAATTGGTTAATACTGCCAAAAGGAATGGTGAAGTTATCAACTCTGATGTTCAAAGTTGGCTAACAAGTGTTAACGAGTTAATTCAGAAAGTGTCTCATTTTGAGGAAGAAGTCAACATGAAAAGGCAATGCTTGTACCGGTGGAACATAAGTAGGAAAGCCACTAAGATTACACAAGATGTTCGTCATCTCCAAAAAGAAGGAACATTCAATAATGTTGCCCATCCTGCACCTCCACCAATGATATCGTTAGCATTCAAAGAAGGTtttaaggattttaaatcCAGAATGACATGTGTGAATAGGGTGATAGAGGTTTTGAAGAATGAAGAAGTTAGAGGGATTGGGATTTGTGGTATGGGGGGTGTGGGTAAAACCACAATGGTGAAAGAAATCATCAAAAGACTGGAAGGATTGAAAGTATTCGATAATATTGTGATGGCAGTTGTGTCCCAATGCCCAAGCATTCAGAAGATTCAATCAGAAATTGCAGAGGAGCTGGGGTTTAAATATGACGAGAATACCGAAAGTGGAAGAGCGCGAAGGCTCTACAGAAGACTCATGGAAATAAATAGCATCTTGATTGTATTAGATGATGTCTGGACAGAGCTTGATTTTGAGGCTATAGGACTTCCTTCTGGACTTTCTCATAAAGGGTGCAAAATTTTGTTGACCTCACGAAACTTGGAAGTGTGCAATGCAATGGGAAGTCAAGAAATTTTTACACTCCCAGTTTTAACAGCAGAAGAATCATGGGAACTCTTCAGTGAAATGGTAGGTAAACCCTTGGACTATCCTGATTTGGCAAAACAAGTCACGAATGAGTGTGGAGGTTTACCTATTGCTATTATAACTGTTGCAAAAGCACTAGAAAATAAGAGGAAGCATGAATGGGTTGATGCACTCAAACAACTACAAAGTTCAGCTCCTGGAAGCATCTCTTCAATGAATGACAGAGTTTATTCAAACATACAATGGAGTTATGATAGATTGGAGAGTGATGAAGCGAAGTCATGCCTTTTGCTTTGTTGTTTATTTCCTGAAGATTATGATATTCCAATTGAGTATTTGGTTAGATATGGATGGGGTCGAGGGTATTTTAGTAACACTGATTTAGTGGAAGAAGCAAGAAATAGAGTGCATTCTTTGGTTGACAAACTTCAAAGAAGGTTTTTATTGCTAGATAGCAAATTGAAAGACCATACCAAGATGCATGACATAGTTCGTGATGTTGCCATACAAATTGCCTCAAGAGATCCACATAGATTTCTAATAAGATGTGATGCTGAAAAGAAAGGGTGGCCAAAGATATACGACCATTACACAACAATCTCACTGATACCAATTAATATTGATGAGATCCCAGTTGGTCTGgagtgtccaaaacttgagcttCTACACTTAGAAGGCAAATGTTATTCGGAAAATAGCATGGACATCATGTGTAAGGGGATGAAAGAGTTAAAGGTTTTAGGCATGGGTGGGATATCAGCCTTGCCAAGTTCACAAGGACTACTGAAGAGCCTTCGAACCTTGTCCCTAAATGGTTGTCGTTATTTAACAGATATATCTGATGTTATTGGAAGATTGGAAAATTTAGAGATCCTCAGCTTTCGTGAATGCATTAACATCTTAGAGTTGCCAAGGGAAATTGGACTTCTTAAACATTTAAAGTTGTTAGATATTACGGATTGTATTCGTCTTCAGAAGATTCCACATGGTCTTTTATCGAGCTTATCTAGTCTTGAAGAGTTGTATATGGAAAATAGTTTTCGCAAATGGGAACGATCAGCAGCAGAAAGCGAAGATAAGAGGATGGCAAGCCTTGTTGAGGTGATGTCTTTGTCTAATCATTTGAAGGTTTTAGTCATGTATATTCCCAATTTCAACTTCTTTCCAAAAGACTTTTACTTGACAATCCAGACAACAATAAGATTCCACATATCCAACAGATTGTGTCCCACAGGTTTTAGGATTGAAAGTAATGGTTGTTATGCATTCGAAAATAAGTTGGATATTGTTGACAGTGATGCAACGGAATTCATGGAGATTCAACTCTTATTTAAGAAATGTGAAGATTTAATCttgggaaggattaagaattTAAAGTGTGTCCTCAATGAATTAGACCAAGAGGGACTGCAACACTTAAAAGTTTTAACAATTTGGGACTGCCGTGAGATAGAATACCTGGTAAATGGAGCGAGTTGGACTCAACAAACAGCCTTCCCTCTCATTCAGTCAATCCAACTCATGTGGATTCCCAAGCTAAAAGCAATATGCCACGACCAACTCCCACAGAGCTCTTTTATCAACTTAAGATCTCTTGAATTATATGATTGCCCTGTTTTAAAATATGTGTTTTCTCTATCAGTAGCAAGCAACTTGGTTCAACTTCAAAGCTTAAATGTTGACCGGTGTCGCCAAATGAAAGAAATCGTCTCAAAGGAGTGGAGGGAACATGAGACGGCATCGGACATCATAGCTTTCCCtaaattaacaaatttgaCACTCCAAGGTCTACATAATTTCATTGGTTTCTACGAAGTTAACAATCTATACTCCAACTATGAG GTAACAACGCCCAAGGATGAAAATGTGGTATTTCCATCAAAGTGCATTTTATGGTTACAAAATCTAGAAGAAGTGAAACTAAAATTTGACGATGGCATTGTAGATGTGTTATTTGATCTGAAAGGCCATATGGTTACGGATGGGCCAGCACTTTCTCATTTACGAAAATTGGAGATTTTATTGGCTTTTGCATGTCAACACCTTTGGAAGAACATTCCGCGTGGATTCCAGGGCTTTCAAAACTTAAGacatttcaaaataaattatggtACTGATCTCCAATATGTGTTCCCACATTCAATTGCCAGGCTACTTGTAAATCTTGAAGAGCTCAACATAGCGGAATGCTGGAAAATGGAAACTATAGTCAGATTCGcagatgaaaatgaaaaagaggatCAGACGGGCATGACTTTGTTTCCCAAACTAAATAGTTTTGATCTAGACGGGCTTCCCAAACTGAAGACATTGGCTTCAGTAATtccacaaataaaaaagttggaGAAAGATTCAACAGCTCATCACGAAGACGAAGACGAAGATATTTCATCAGGATCTTGTGGATGTACACCTTATTCATGTGGCCCAATGACCAAACCTACTTCAAGAACAAATATTGTTCAAATATTGCCACGTCCAGTCAATCAAGAG GTTGCCCCAACAAATCTTGATCAAGACTCAAATGATTATGATAATCTAGAACGTCTTTCTATACTATCCTGTAAGTCACTGGAAGTTGTTTTCCAACTCAAGGGATCGAAGGCTGTGGAAAGCCATAACGTTCAAGCATTCAATAAGTTGTGTTACTTGTCATTATACAAATTGCCAAGTTTGATGCACGTATGGGAAACGGGAGGTTCACAACATATCACAGGCTTCGGAAACTTGACATTCTTAAGTGTATCCCACTGTGGCAGTTTACGATATTTGTTCTTGTCAACTGTAGCCAAGCTCCTTGTCAGTTTGAAGGACTTAAAAGTTGGGAATTGTAAGAAGATTAAACAAGTTATTGCAAAAGCAGACACTGAATGTGCTGATCAGGAAATTACATTTCCTCAATTGAATTCCATGACGCTTGAAGATCTACCAAACCTCATTTGTTTCTCTACTGAAGCTTATACTTTGAAGTTGCCatctttgatgaaattgaaggtTATAAGATGTCCATACTTAAGAACATTTGCTTCTAAGGTTGTCAACACACATTCTAGAATCCAAGTACACACAGAGTTGGGACAATCTGAGTGGATGGGGGAACTCAATAGCACTATAGGGAACATTCACAAAAAAAG GGAAACACAGAGAAGTACAGAG CACATTCATGAGGAGGTTTGA